A part of Armatimonadota bacterium genomic DNA contains:
- a CDS encoding manganese ABC transporter ATP-binding protein: MGMTHEPLVRFQKVQLGYGRQIVLDDVNLDIYRGDFFGLVGPNGSGKTTLLRCLLSILKPLSGQVTRAPGLRIGYVPQREMLDALFPLTALDIVLMGRYPHAGIFRSPRRADRDFALQCLQQVGLEDSAYKLYRELSGGQRQRVLIARALAVEPNLLVLDEPTNGLDLPTEASILGLIERLHSDGGLSIVLVSHVLNVVARYATRMGVLLDGRLLAGEAEQLMQEQVLQEVYGVPVCVQRLDHHYIVAVREMAEECSDA; encoded by the coding sequence ATGGGCATGACGCATGAACCGCTCGTTCGGTTCCAAAAGGTGCAACTGGGCTACGGTCGGCAGATAGTTCTGGATGATGTCAACCTGGATATCTACCGGGGCGACTTCTTCGGTCTTGTGGGACCGAACGGTTCCGGCAAAACCACCCTGCTACGCTGTCTGCTGAGTATCCTGAAGCCCTTGAGCGGGCAGGTTACGCGCGCACCGGGGTTGCGCATCGGCTACGTGCCCCAGCGGGAGATGCTGGACGCGCTGTTTCCACTCACCGCACTGGACATCGTGCTGATGGGGCGGTATCCACACGCGGGAATTTTTCGCTCGCCCCGACGTGCTGACCGCGACTTCGCCCTGCAGTGCCTGCAACAGGTGGGGCTGGAGGATTCGGCGTACAAACTGTACCGTGAGCTATCGGGTGGGCAGCGACAACGGGTGCTGATCGCCCGCGCGCTGGCGGTGGAGCCGAATCTGCTGGTGCTGGACGAACCGACAAATGGATTAGACCTGCCTACCGAGGCGTCTATTCTGGGGCTGATCGAACGCCTGCACTCCGACGGTGGGTTAAGCATCGTGCTGGTCAGCCACGTGCTGAACGTAGTGGCGCGCTACGCCACACGCATGGGGGTACTGCTGGACGGGCGACTGCTGGCAGGTGAGGCAGAGCAGCTCATGCAGGAGCAGGTACTTCAAGAGGTTTATGGCGTACCTGTTTGCGTACAGAGGCTAGATCATCATTACATCGTGGCGGTACGTGAGATGGCGGAGGAATGTAGCGATGCCTGA
- a CDS encoding aldo/keto reductase, with protein MEYREFGNTGVRISRLGFGAMRLPMTEVDGQKVVDEEKAIAMIHRAFELGVNYIDTAWFYCDGQSEIVVGKALKGWRDKVYVSTKYPIGNEKSYRELLEIQLRKLDTDHIDFYHFHGIGEWFLTHERRDEFIREALRAKEEGLIRHISFSFHDRPEVMMRLIDLGIFSSVLCQYNLLDRANEEALAYARSKGLGTVVMGPVGGGRLAGLPRETAQRLGIQVRSSAELALRFVFANRNVDCALSGMSAIEQVEENATIASNMAPLSPEEVAAINAAMDENKRLADLYCTGCNYCLPYCPEGVNISHIFQAMNYYRVYGLKDYAREHYNAIGSRWVKGKKADACLDCGECEPHCPQHIPIREQLKECLVLFHNYTQ; from the coding sequence ATGGAGTACAGAGAGTTCGGCAATACGGGTGTTCGGATTTCGCGGCTGGGTTTCGGAGCCATGCGTTTGCCGATGACCGAAGTAGACGGTCAGAAGGTGGTGGATGAAGAGAAGGCTATCGCGATGATTCATCGTGCTTTCGAACTGGGCGTGAACTATATCGACACCGCATGGTTCTATTGCGACGGGCAGAGCGAGATTGTGGTAGGGAAGGCTCTGAAGGGCTGGCGCGATAAGGTATACGTTTCCACCAAGTACCCCATCGGTAATGAAAAGAGCTATCGCGAACTACTGGAGATACAGCTGCGTAAGCTGGACACGGATCATATTGATTTCTATCACTTTCACGGCATTGGAGAGTGGTTTTTGACACACGAACGGCGCGACGAGTTCATCCGTGAGGCTTTGCGTGCGAAAGAGGAGGGGCTAATACGTCATATCTCCTTCTCGTTCCACGATAGACCCGAAGTGATGATGCGCCTGATTGACCTGGGCATCTTTTCCTCCGTATTGTGCCAGTATAACCTGCTCGACCGCGCTAACGAGGAGGCACTGGCATACGCCAGGTCCAAAGGGCTGGGTACGGTGGTGATGGGCCCTGTTGGCGGCGGGCGATTAGCTGGTCTGCCTCGTGAGACTGCGCAGCGGCTGGGCATTCAGGTACGCAGCAGTGCGGAGCTGGCTCTGCGCTTTGTGTTTGCCAACCGCAATGTGGACTGTGCACTGTCGGGCATGAGCGCTATCGAGCAGGTGGAGGAGAACGCAACGATAGCCTCCAACATGGCGCCGCTCAGCCCAGAAGAGGTTGCCGCTATCAACGCCGCGATGGACGAGAACAAGCGACTGGCAGACCTCTACTGCACCGGTTGCAACTACTGCCTGCCATACTGTCCGGAAGGGGTAAACATCTCGCACATTTTTCAGGCGATGAACTACTATCGGGTGTACGGCTTGAAGGACTATGCGCGAGAGCACTACAACGCTATCGGCTCGCGGTGGGTGAAGGGCAAGAAGGCGGACGCTTGCCTGGACTGCGGCGAGTGCGAACCGCATTGTCCGCAACATATCCCCATTCGGGAGCAACTCAAGGAGTGTTTGGTGCTGTTCCACAACTATACGCAGTAA
- the scbA gene encoding adhesin — MKQILTAFWILITLPAMAQVRVVATFTDLADIVKQIGGNHVQVSSLARPQDDFHLVTPRPSMALELSRAKLFVRVGMDLDLWADDLLASSRNASILRGATGYVDCSVGVKKLEIPTGRVDPSMGDIHIYGNPHYLLDPANAKIAARNILEGLKRVDPANAQAYQQNYEAFVRQVDEHLRRWQQILAPYRGTPVVVYHKSLPYFLQRFGLQELATIEPKPGIPPSPGHLRDVITRMKNANCRVILIEHFRPRRFPDAIAREMGAKVVILPAAVGAEGTTSYFGMIDAMVNRVAAALMGR; from the coding sequence ATGAAGCAAATACTGACCGCATTCTGGATACTGATCACCCTGCCCGCTATGGCGCAGGTGCGTGTGGTGGCTACCTTCACCGATTTGGCGGACATCGTCAAGCAGATTGGGGGTAACCATGTGCAGGTAAGCTCGCTGGCGCGCCCCCAAGACGACTTCCATCTGGTCACCCCGCGCCCCAGCATGGCTCTGGAGCTATCACGCGCTAAACTGTTCGTGCGTGTAGGCATGGATTTAGACCTCTGGGCGGACGACCTGCTCGCCAGCTCGCGCAACGCCTCCATCCTGCGCGGGGCGACGGGATATGTGGACTGCTCGGTGGGGGTGAAGAAGCTGGAGATACCCACCGGGCGGGTAGACCCTTCTATGGGTGACATCCATATCTACGGCAACCCGCATTACCTGCTTGATCCCGCCAACGCCAAAATCGCCGCGCGAAATATTCTGGAAGGCTTGAAACGGGTGGACCCGGCAAACGCGCAGGCATATCAGCAAAACTATGAGGCGTTCGTGCGGCAGGTGGATGAACACTTGAGACGATGGCAACAGATACTTGCCCCCTATCGGGGAACGCCGGTGGTGGTTTACCACAAAAGCCTGCCCTACTTCCTGCAACGGTTCGGCTTGCAGGAGCTGGCGACAATAGAACCCAAGCCGGGCATCCCGCCATCGCCCGGGCACCTGCGCGACGTCATTACGCGGATGAAGAACGCAAACTGCCGGGTGATTCTGATCGAGCATTTCCGCCCCCGTCGCTTTCCCGACGCTATCGCGCGTGAGATGGGCGCAAAGGTAGTGATACTGCCGGCCGCCGTGGGTGCGGAAGGTACTACCAGCTATTTCGGCATGATAGATGCGATGGTGAACCGGGTAGCCGCTGCTCTGATGGGCAGGTAA
- a CDS encoding ABC transporter permease → MPEWLETWRSPIAQDALRVGIILATVGGYLGVYVVLKRIVFVGAALAQVSAAGVALAFLVGWNPLLSATLFALAGSAFFAQPWGERRTSREALIGAVFLTFSALTVLLASKGAHGMEEVQHLLAGDILAVAPEEVVRIWALGIVVLAAFVLLRKEFLLVAFDAETAQALGYRTRLWEFAFYLMLGGFIGVVIHLVGLVLIFGYLVLPALGGLMLARRMTQVVGIAIVNALIATIAGLLVSILFDLPTTATMLVFMSALAGVESAAGALLSR, encoded by the coding sequence ATGCCTGAGTGGTTAGAGACATGGCGTTCCCCCATTGCGCAGGATGCTCTGCGTGTGGGGATAATCCTGGCTACAGTGGGAGGTTATCTCGGCGTCTATGTGGTGCTCAAGCGCATCGTGTTTGTGGGCGCGGCGCTGGCGCAGGTCAGCGCGGCAGGAGTGGCGCTGGCGTTTCTGGTGGGCTGGAACCCTCTGCTCAGCGCCACACTGTTTGCACTGGCGGGCTCTGCCTTCTTTGCCCAGCCCTGGGGCGAACGACGCACCTCGCGCGAAGCGCTCATCGGCGCGGTATTCCTCACCTTTTCCGCGCTGACCGTGCTGCTGGCGTCTAAAGGCGCGCACGGCATGGAGGAGGTACAACACCTGCTCGCGGGGGACATCCTTGCCGTCGCCCCCGAAGAGGTGGTGCGCATCTGGGCGTTGGGCATTGTGGTGCTCGCGGCTTTCGTTCTGCTGCGTAAAGAGTTCTTGCTGGTGGCGTTCGACGCGGAGACAGCGCAGGCACTGGGTTACCGCACACGCCTCTGGGAGTTTGCCTTCTATCTCATGCTGGGCGGGTTTATCGGCGTGGTGATACACCTCGTCGGTCTGGTGCTGATTTTCGGGTACCTGGTGCTACCTGCACTGGGCGGGTTGATGCTCGCGCGGCGAATGACGCAGGTGGTCGGAATCGCCATAGTGAACGCGCTGATAGCCACCATTGCTGGTCTGCTGGTCTCTATCCTCTTCGACCTGCCTACCACCGCTACCATGCTGGTTTTCATGAGCGCTCTCGCTGGGGTAGAATCAGCAGCAGGCGCATTGCTGAGCCGTTAA